The genomic stretch ACCTCCATGTTTTTTTGGCGAATCATAAGATCCGTATTTCATTTGAAAAGGGGCCGAAAGTGTATGTGTCTAAATGCCCATTTGCAGTTCTTGGGCTGTTATCAGCGAAGTAAGTATGCAAAcaacaattaccatgtagatggccgtcggtaacccaaaagtgaaatataGGACCAACCGGGGCAGGTTGTATAATATCTTTTTTCTTTTGGGAATGTGGTACATGAGATTATCCTAACACAACAAAAAAAAGATGGTACATGGGGTGGGTAGCTTACTGTAGGTTGCTTATATGATATATAAGGTTGTTGAAAGGAGAAAATCCATCAAcaaatttgagttggcacttccctTCATAGACTTGACTACATCACTCGAAGATTCAACCCGGCTTTCTAGTGAAAAACACCCACTTCAGAGCAACATACAAAATAACTTTTGTCACAACTATTTTGAGTTGGTACTGCTAATATATGCTTATTCATTCTAACATGAACAAAATAATAATATCAAGAATATTTAGAATCACCACTTATATATGATGACAAGTAGCATGATTTGTTTTAAACGGGACAAAATTTAGGTGGAGACCAATACGAATTAGCATCAATTAGTATGGGAGACCCAATTTTTGCAGTGGTTCCTCTATTTCTATCTAAGGTTATTGAAATTAAGGAGGAAAACCCATAAACAACTTTGGAGTGGCACTCTTTCCTTCATTTATACACttgaccatatatatatatatatatatatatatatatatatatatatatatcgcttgAATTAAGGTTTAGGGCATGTAGCATGGAAAActcccacttcgaagctacataaCAAACTTTTGCCACTTTTCTGATCCCCACATCATCCTTAAACCCGTTTGCGATGATACCATATCAGCAACAGAGATTGGAGCGCAACCATTGACAAATAAGTTGGAAATGGACATTATATATAACCGTTTCTAATGTGGTCAACCCGATAGCGGCCCATTCCGTTCACCCCGTATGGCCACGCGTAATTTTTTTAACTATAGCTTGTATCGATGTCGTTTCCATAGAGAGGTGTCCTTAGTGCCGCTCTGTACTAGTGTAAGTTACTTGTGGCATGTGGAAGACACGCCACCGGTATGTAGGTTACTAGTAGTGTGTGGAAGGCAAGCCATTAGCAACATTTGCCGTTGGCGCTTGGTATGACCCTACTAAGCATTCATATATTAGTGATTGGCATTCCCCTCTGGATCCACTTTTTTAAAAACTTGTATTATATTCCCTTTTATGTTCATATGAATGCAATGCTCGGTGGACATCTTATGTAAACCTCCTGGCTTAACATTTGAACATCTCAAATTGGAAAAATATCATCAAACACTTGTTAAATTCCATCTAACATGATGAACAAGTCATGCCAACTCATTGTAATAGTCATCTTCTCACCTCACAGCTGGACCAGTAGAAATAGTTGACACTCTTTGCAAATGCTCCATCTCAAACACAGTGCTGCTTTGGCTCACGTCAGTGGACATGGCACTAGCATACCAATGGTTGCCGTTCGGGTTGCCTCTACTTGCGGCCGCGGCCGTGTAAAAATCAGCATCTGTGTCTCCGCGCGCAACCTCAAGCTCAAGGCACTCATGCAGCTGCGCCACCACGTCAGTCATAGTGGGCCGCTGCTCTGGCGCTTGTGACGTGCACTTGAGCGCCATGTCTGCGGCTTTCCAgacgctgttaatatcatggttgCCCCCCATGCGTAAGTCTACCACGCCCTCAATGTTTCCACGGGCAAGGCATTGTCGAACCCATTGGACAATGCTCGTAGGTTCTGGATTACTCCTCAAGGCTGGTCTCCCTGTGACTATCTCCAACAGCACTACGCCGAAACTGTACACATCACTCTTGTTGGTCACTTGAAATGTTGCTCGATACCTAGGAATGTATGAAGTGCATTGGTGAGTCAGATTTTAACAGGGAAAAGGTGAGGTATCAGGAGAATTATGCACTTGACTTATCTATGGCATCCTTGATTCACATCAATCTTTATATGAaattgtagatttttttttttaaaaaaaggttCAGAAGTGGAATCCCACATACCAAATATGTCCTTTATTTGCAAACTAATAGGACACTTTTCATATTCTTAACTTTGATCTGCCATGGGAGGAAAAAAATGGCAGACCATACATTCTATTCCTACGTGTGAATTATACTACTACTTTAGACTTCCATTCCTCCATTTTAACAATATTGCAAGATAGTTTCTAGAACATATAatagattttttttaaacaagGCACACTTACTCAGGAGCAAGGTAACCAGGAGTGCCAACCAGCCTGGCCGTGGACGCATGGGTATCACCATCACTATTGCAAGCCTTGAGCAGGCCAAAATCAGCGATCTTGGCATCCAGGTTTGCATTCAGCAGGATATTGGCTGTCTTGACATCTCTATGAATGAGGGGCGGGTTGCATCCCTTGTGTAGATATTCAAGTCCTACATCCACATCACACGGTCATCCAACACATTTCCTTTTGATCCCCAGTAGTGAAGTCCCGTGAACAAAATAAGGATTTAAAACTCACCTTTCGCAGATTCCATGGCGATATGAAGTCTTTGTCTCCAGGTTAATGATCTGGTGTTGTGCTCTCTCCCTGCAAAATATCATCACATGAACAGTATATTAGCATGCACTGGTATTTTCGTTAGAATTCTTGCTTGTACATCTTATATATTTATATGTGTTGTCGAATCCTTGAaagcatcaaagattttaggaatttACAATACCTCTAAGATGTTCATGTAGGGATCCTTCAGACATGTATTCATAGACAAGAGCCAGATACTCTTTATCCTTGCAGTAGCCAATCAAAGATACAAGATTCTTGTGATGAATCTTAGCCAAGGTCTGAGCCTGAAAGAAAAACGAACTATGCATTACGAAACTGAATCCATAAGGACACACATTACACATTTGATCTGGTCTTTGTAAACATCACCTCCGTAAGGAATTCTTGTACACCTTGCTGTGAAGACTCAGACCGTAGTTTGACAGCAACTTGGGTGCCATCCTCCAAGAATCCGTCATAGACATTCCCAAACCCTCCTCGGCCGATCACTCGCTGGAAGCCATTCGTGATGGCCTCCAGTTCATGGTACGTGAACCGACGATTTTCGATTTGCAATGAGGTGTGTCCATTGCTTCTCTGAGTGTTCACGATAATTCCCTCGTTCTGCGGCCTGACACTATTGGTTATTGTTGCTACAGAGTACAAAGACCGAGCACACAAACTTAGGTTAGTTAATCACCCTACACTTTCTGTCGTGAGTGCAAAGGTATGTATTTCAAATGATATCTCACCTTGCTTTCTCCTTCGGATGCAAAGGAGTAGTACTGATAGAAGCACTATCAGCAATACTGCTAATATGGGAACAACAACATAGACAATAAGCATAGATCTGGTCTTCTTTTTTAGAGGCTGACAGGAGTTTCCGTTGTTGCATAGCTTTGGATTATCACCGTATctagcaaaaaaaagaaaaaaaaacatgtaaatcataatgatgatcaaaatAAGAACTATAAACATCACtagaaaagttgatactagaGGTACCATGTATCAACCTAAGTGTAAACGTGTCATCCTGTGTTCTTTTTAAAAGCCCAGAAGGAATTGATCCACTGAGTTGATTTCCGGTCAAATCTCTGAAAAAGAACACAAAATAGTTTCCAATGCCAACTTAAGCAATGTGTCTACTGATCAATTTTGAGAACTTCTCTAACACTATATCACAAATTACTTACAGAAGTGTGAGCGAAGACAGTTGCGAAAGGGTGTCAGGAATGGAGCCCGTCAGATTGTTATGTGACAAATCCCTGCCAAATTAGCAAGGAGCCCGATAAAGAAATTATTACTATACTTCTACAAATATTAGCATATAATCAGGAATTTTTGGTTTAACAAATTTCCTACTTACAAGTATCTTAAACCTTTGAGACTTGCAAAAGCAGATGACATGTTTCCACTCAGACCACTGGAAGATAGATTCCTGCAGCGTGTTTATACAGGAGCGGTTTAGATAATTAATTATAGTCACGTAACTATATAATAGGATCATTGTTATAACCTAGAAAAACATCACATGAAATTAACTCACAAGCCTGTGATAGTTGGTGGGCTAGAAACAGCATAGCTACAACGCAGTCCATTCCATACGAAATTCACGGGCGCGCACGGATCACCCATCCAGTTCCTTTTCACCTGGTACTTGTTTCTAACGGTCGTGATTGCAGAAACTGTAGTAGCATTTCTCAGTAATTAACACATAAGTAATACAAATGGGATACATATAAAACGGTAAAAATATGATTGCATTATAACTCGTGCACATGCATTTGATCATAACTAATCCGTACCTCATGTAAAAAAAAAACCTAATTCGTACCTTCCTGAGGGACCGTGGCTATGCCAGTGGTGGGGATGGCGGAGAACACCTCAAAGGCGTTCAAGATCGGCGGGAGTGTGGAGTTGGCCGTGGCCTCCAGTGAGAAAATGTATTGCTGGGAGGCGTAGTCTGGTTGTGGATTGTAGAGGACGATCGTCTCGAGGTACCTGAGGCCCAGTGTTGTCTGATTCCACAACTTTCCGTTGAGCTTGACATGGAACTGGCGGATGGCATTGCTGGGAATGCGTTGCAGTTCTCCCATGTACAACATAAATACGGACCTACATGTATATGGTATATTGAGTTCTGTATACTTGTATTGTATGAAATAATCTTCTCTTTTACTATTTTCTAAATAAAGgcatatgcatcaattgatgcagaggctgggacaTAGCCTCCTTTCGAAAAGAAAAATGTGGTTCAACCCACACAAACATACTTCATGCATGGAGTAAAACATTCGTGATGGGTATGGTGGACCTTTATGAGCAGTCCGTGAATCACACCAGCAAAAATGAATGGGCTGATCTTGAAAATAAATTTTAAGAAGGCGTAAGCAAGGTCAAATGGTCATTTTCGAATAAACCCTCGGAATGAATGTTTCTTTCTGAACCGTGAAGTGTGAATCTATGATTCTGTCACTTGAGGTAGTGTGGTAATTTAAGTTAAGGCGTTCGCTACAGTACAACCCCTTCCTCTAAACTCAACTCATTAAGAGTTGAGATCATTTCGTACCCCTTCGTAATTAAACTTATGAAATAGGACAGAGCAATCTCAGCCCTTGATGAATTTGAGTTTGTGGGGGAGGGAGTTGTACTGGAGCAAGTCTCATAAGTTAATGGGGATGTTGgtcattatttttaaacaataaaaaTCTAAAACTGGGTGACCGACCATCACCCATGCCCATCAACATTGTGGAGGAtatcttggttgtcatcatcgagtaCACAAAACTAAATGGCTAGATTGAAAGGATAGTACCACACGGTGAAATTTTTATCCTTCATCGCTATGATGAGACCGTTGTTATGGATCAAGATTTTGGTAAGTTCAAACACATGAAGTTAATATTGTCAGCATTTGACCTATTACTGGGGCTTAAAATAAATTTGCGTAAGAGTGAACTATTATGTTCCAAAGAAGTCAAGGCGGGGCCAATCAATATGCCATATTATTCGCATATGAGGATGACCAATTTTTAAGCAGCTATTTGGGTATTCTGATTCCTTATCAGAGGCTAACCAATAGTGAATGAAAACACATTGAAGAGTAGCTCGAGAAGAGGTTAGGTAGCTTGAAAATAAATCTACTATTTAAGATGGAAAATGATTCTTATTAATTTAGTACTaagctactacctccgttttcaagaataaggcttatattatttttgaaaagtcaaattaCGTAAAGTTTGACAAAGTTTTAAGAAAAAGTGTTAACATATACAATCCAAACTCAACCCCGTTAGATTccccatgaaatatattttcatatgatatctacgTAATATCTTGGTTTTTGATAGtttttctaaaaatttggtcaaactttatttaGTTTGACTTTTCCCAAAAAAAATAGACCTTATTCTATGAAACTGGAGGTAGTATATGATATTATTCTTCGAGAACTCTATACCTAGTACACTATATATATATCTATGTTTCTATGGCTACAATATACCCAACGTGATTAGTGGAGTACTAGTACTCTAGTACGTGTACATACCCGGGCGGTTTATCTTTGGCGCTGGGCTCTACGTCCCATGCGACAACGATTGGCCTGGAGGAGTTGGTGGGCGTGGCGGCAGTCTGCATCACGGCCGATGGCGCCTCAAAGATGTCAGTGACGCCGTTCTGCACCTTGTTGGTCGTTGAGATCGCCGACCACTCGTCCATTGTCAACGGGATCCATATGCGATCGTGCGGATCGTCGGGGTATCTGATCCATATCAGCAAATTAATCACTCTCATCGATCATGTACATGCATGTCCTCATCAGTTAAAGAGAGTTAAATAATTCACGGACTATTGGCCTACGTATATATGTACCTCATTACCTTACGAAAATATCCGTGGATGCGCCAGCGTTGGCTCTGCCGGCGAGAACCAGCGCTCGGGACGCGTCCGCTTGTGGGTAGAGCTTGTTCTGCAGAGGCCTGAGCTCGAGGCTGGAGATGAAGGGCGTCCCGGAGCCGGTGTTCACGAGGCACACCTCCaggtacactagtagaaaacctctcatccatctaagccattggtaccggttcccttacgaaccggtaccaatggggccatttgtaccggtttgagggctcaggtgggcgaggagctttggtaccggtttgggaggggctttcgtacggttcgtgttaggaaccggtacgaaggtCTTCGGCCAtaattcagacgcgtggtggggcccgggctggacctttggtaccggttcgtaacacgaaccggtaccaaaggtaccCAGCCATATCAAATCGCCCGGATCGCCCGAGCCCCCTGCTGTGGCTCtcattttctcttcttcctcacactctaaatttttctccacctctcacactccaataatctttatttttctccaccattttaacaagattaacgacctccatctatccaagggttagcaatatcatcctttcttccggcgttcctaatttagctcatttcttggtagtttaactcgtactatttttccaccgccgacgcagccgccgccgcccgcaggtACCTCCCCGGCCCTCTCCTCCTTTTTTCCGCCACCCCTCATcgccgcccgcaaggtgttcgacggcgaggtgcgcgtGCGAGAGGCGGCCAGGCACCCCTCAAGGGACTCTGCCGCTCGCCCAGCGGCCACCGCCTGGCCGGCGGGGTGCAGGAGGTGGCCACGAGCACGCCGCGCATCGCCCGCTGGGCGGCCAAGTCCGGCGTCCAGGAGGCCATCAGAGGCGCCATGGCCGACGCCCGCGCGCCGCGTTGCGCCGTTCTCGCCGTTGCCGTTGGCCGCATAGGGGTTCCTCCTgtacggaggcggaggaggagccctGTACACGCCGCGCGCGCTGGTCCGGGCCGGACCTCGTCGTGGTGCGCGTTGCCACCGGCCAGCTCCGAGGCGTGCCTCCTGTGCATCGGGTGCTGCGAGCCGTTGGACACGCCGTCCTGGAACGCGGCCGCCTCACCGGACGCCGGGCGCCGTGAACCGTCCGTCTGGCCCGCGGTGACGCCCGCCGTGGAGGCAGCCCTGCCGTAGGGAGGCCGGCGCAGCTGCGGAATCCGGACGAGGTCCTCAaccacgtcgtcgtcgtcttctgggGCTTCCCTGACGGCCGCGTTTCTTGCTGGGTTGCTTCCGATGACGAGCATGAGCAGGACGATGACGACGGTGTTGGCGGGCGGCAGAGTTGGTTGCGGAGGCGCTGCATGACTGACGAGAACGAAGCGCACATGCGCGCGCTCGCGTGTTTGTTGCAGGGTTCTTGCCGGGATGTTGGTGGGGATCTCATACGAGTGTCGCGgtaggcggtgatgatggcgtcacGGCGCGTGATGGCGTCGCGGTAGGCGGTGTTCTCGTTTCTTAGTTTGCTACATTTTTAGCAGGAATCCGACATTATCTTAAGCCCCTTAATTAATTTCAAGTCATTGTTCAAGATTTCTTGTTCTTATGCTAGATGGCTATTCAAATAACTAGAATGGAAAATGGGCAAATCGCAAACGATTAGCAATATGATGCCATTGCATTATCACTAGGTGTTCCGGCACTCTATGGTTTCGCTATTAATCGGtttacatagagagaagagcgagaggaggagcgccgagtgttagggttagggtccgtagcggtgccgagtctgtggcggtgccgccgcgacatagagagaagagcgagaggacgagcgccgagtgttagggttagggtccgtagcggtgccgagtacgtaggcggtgccgccgcgacatagagagaagagcgagaggacgagcgccgagtgttagggttagggtctgtagcggtgccgagtccgtggcggtgccgccgcgacatagagagaagagcgagaggaggagggggaacaccgtgtccgtggccgtggcggtccgttagggttttttgctttcttcatttcaattgttatccatctagcaatctgttatatgatcattacatgatgaatgaaatacaattgctttcttaattttgtagtgacattgaggtatggaggacggcaccttcgtccgagatgaggagggggaagaagcggtgcagcaattgatctatgagagtgcccgtggtccggaacccgacgatggagaagacAACGATTACCAAGACTTTcgaatgattttggcgagggacttgagtctgaacaagttagaagagacaacgaagtgtccatcacaaactccggcgaggtgtatatctatgtatcaattagtctatatgttcatccctagatgcattcatttatttgtattgcacttattaacgaataattttttcttttagccttacggatcatcgagcaagtacagttagatcaaaacgaggcccgacgcgggtgctaaagtgcgagggcaggttagccctcacggcattcaaggataatggtgaaccggtggagcccaaggagttttgccgcaaatttacaagtcaatccggagttattgttagggaccatgtaccgatcagcattcaagagtggcataagccgaagaacccggagagtggtgctagttatgtcaacgacgcgatgaaaaaatttctttgggacacgctcatgacaaagttcagcctaccggaagacatgacggaaggccagaagaataaagtcaaggaatggacatggaagaagatggccatacaattccagaccttcaagaaaaatttatgggacaaatataagaatgaagatccagtattcgatgataataccgaaaatctagtgaagataaaagatcactgggccgcatttaaggagtataagcaatcgtctacttttgtgtcccgatcgaagaaaaataccgaaaatgctgcaaagaagaaacttccgcatcatttggggtcaggtggctacaagagtgccattccgaagtggacggcGTTTGAGAATAAGCCGATgcatcatggaatcactccacggacatgggactggcccgaacggtccaagttctggttgttcgctcatggggcagggttggacccaaagacggggctgatcgttgcgaagggaaaatggaaggaaaaaattgaggcaattgtaccgaagcttgtagatgcaattgacaaggtcgagaaaggagagtacattcccgatcgagagaatgacgagctgacactcgctacggggaaccccgaacatgttggacgggtacgagctcgcccgggtctcaccatgaaggaagcgtggccggacagcgccgacacttatagaagccgttcgcgaaagaagaagaaggacgccgacattgtaacggagttgttatctagggtggaggctcttgagagaaatcagagggcacccgatcagccgctgtttctacgggatccacaagccgatgctgccccatctcggcgaagaagcggtgtcggttcctcgcatcttgacggatgtggaggaagctaccccgtggattatgtcacggagaagacagattgcgagctacatatgttaatcaggaccgcgtacggtaaggtggcggtcggctatgtgtacccaagtgaagatggagcaatgcaccatcatatgcccattccacctggttgtgttcgtgtcggggtggatgaagttgtttcgggttttgaaaaagtggagcttgatattcctagaggtgaagatgagaggacactggccgatgtcaagcacggtttcgccctatggccgaagaagtacgtcgtccttttgcaaaggccaccgactcctacacatgagcagcaaatgccatcgactcctcctggtggcagtcctggtgagcagccaagtccacacctacctgagagggaccccagcgtgagtccaccatctcgagatcctccgcgtaagacagcgtccgttaagcggaacggtacgccgcctaggaagaaagctagaaaggagaaacaactgccgcctactgagaagttaccttgggaaaaaactccagaggaaaacgcggaggccgttcaggccgaggtgaagaaattttttgcaccgaaagtgccagagatacctttcgagaagacactagatcgggagaaagttgtgcgtaccgttgacaatctatatgaccctgtaccatcgccgccatctgactatgtgcgttctattgaaaggtcgtatgacaagatgatcgaggcgacaaaacccgttcaatcgggtatcagggagataaaagggatacacagtgtctaccagctcggacaacaacccgttcaatcggtcgcccctctcaaggtgtttgacgggaagaccgttcaaagttctcgacaagacgcaactgattacgccttagctgaacgagcatatcagtttgttcaagggaaagatttggtcgagaatgtcggaaggtaccaacaagtatgcgtaacttgcattcgtggtaccttaaggcctcaaaggaagggatcgagactatcatggtgcgagttagggaagagcactacttccgggagtatcgtgtgaacgttgacttcgccgaactctttcggttatacaatctccgggccctcgacaaatcaatcatcggttgctattgtacgtaagtgatttatttatttaatttgagaagtcgttcattgtctgcagattataatcttttgtgcgctatattatgcagatcgaagatgctcgaatgcaaaagggacgatatcacggacattgggttcattgacccgaacacaatgcatgtcaaaaccatagagaatcccctctataacaaggatacaccgcagactttgctaaggtttttgaagcgacaacgtgacaaaaagctaatactttggccttacaacttcgagtgagtcttacttgtcttataacacattatattttgctcaccgtatgtcaaaattttaactaatgacttatgtatatgacactacatattgaaacgtgcgtaggtttcactttattcttctcgtcatcaatttggaaatcggagaagttgaagtcttggactcactaagcaaaaataaggatctatacttgtcttgttttttaatggtcagaaggtaattttaattcttatcggtttgtttcgttaatttcctgctttgaactaattgatgactcttttatgcattttcttttgtcgagcagcgtatggcaaactttcatcaaggaagatacgtcccgtgaatggacaccgaagctgcgatggcgtgcgaaagtaagtagtactacctaggtccacacaccttttaattatcatacttgactattgtttgattgaattatattcttgtaaagaaatgcccgcaacaacctccgggaaccgatctctgtggattcttcgtttgcgagtacatccgcagaattatcaacgagagaacgaataatgaaagaaataaagaggtacaaaaacaatcttcacaaatttgttttgttatcataagttgtgctgagtttcagtaatagttgtttcatgtattcatttgtatcttattcttttatagttggcaagaaagcggaacaagctctcaatcgatgaccgcttcatagcaataggcgaggaattggcgggatttttccttcgggacgtcataccaccactcgcagagttccactatgaatgaagatgtacatgttacatatatagttgactcgaagagtaccactatgctacatgtaatagacatatatagagtacgcctcggagagtaccactatgcatgaagatcgatcttcatgcatagtgctacttaatttgcgatcttatgcaataacatgtgtgttatattatatgc from Lolium rigidum isolate FL_2022 chromosome 4, APGP_CSIRO_Lrig_0.1, whole genome shotgun sequence encodes the following:
- the LOC124648428 gene encoding putative leucine-rich repeat receptor-like protein kinase At2g19210, which translates into the protein MWNKVELCKGWKYVAAEMIKEEHLKVPVEWEKEHPECFPQCMEGFEAYFRVASPGTPRARAMAGRWMVLLLLGLAAGGGVIQAHGQVDSLGFISIDCGLHVETGYVENTTKLSYVPDAAFTDTGTNHNISAEYLTPTTDKIWRNVRSFGGGDGTRSCYTLRSLVFGLKYLIRAMFLYANYDGLNRSPTFDVYIGVNYWQTVNISEGDMPVIAEIITVISVYLEVCLVNTGSGTPFISSLELRPLQNKLYPQADASRALVLAGRANAGASTDIFVRYPDDPHDRIWIPLTMDEWSAISTTNKVQNGVTDIFEAPSAVMQTAATPTNSSRPIVVAWDVEPSAKDKPPGYISPFIFAELQRIPSNAIRQFHVKLNGKLWNQTTLGLRYLETIVLYNPQPDYASQQYIFSLEATANSTLPPILNAFEVFSAIPTTGIATVPQEVSAITTVRNKYQVKRNWMGDPCAPVNFVWNGLRCSYAVSSPPTITGLNLSSSGLSGNMSSAFASLKGLRYLDLSHNNLTGSIPDTLSQLSSLTLLDLTGNQLSGSIPSGLLKRTQDDTFTLRYGDNPKLCNNGNSCQPLKKKTRSMLIVYVVVPILAVLLIVLLSVLLLCIRRRKQATITNSVRPQNEGIIVNTQRSNGHTSLQIENRRFTYHELEAITNGFQRVIGRGGFGNVYDGFLEDGTQVAVKLRSESSQQGVQEFLTEAQTLAKIHHKNLVSLIGYCKDKEYLALVYEYMSEGSLHEHLRGREHNTRSLTWRQRLHIAMESAKGLEYLHKGCNPPLIHRDVKTANILLNANLDAKIADFGLLKACNSDGDTHASTARLVGTPGYLAPEYRATFQVTNKSDVYSFGVVLLEIVTGRPALRSNPEPTSIVQWVRQCLARGNIEGVVDLRMGGNHDINSVWKAADMALKCTSQAPEQRPTMTDVVAQLHECLELEVARGDTDADFYTAAAASRGNPNGNHWYASAMSTDVSQSSTVFEMEHLQRVSTISTGPAVR